The Rhopalosiphum maidis isolate BTI-1 chromosome 4, ASM367621v3, whole genome shotgun sequence region aaaactagtttttttatatagtaactggtaaatatttatatgcaaaGTATGATGGAATTatcaaatgttaaaatgttaaccatcatattaatttttagttacttaagtacttacataaagtaaaaaacataaattataataatataacttaaacatttatatttaaaaaatttgttattcacTTACATTTATCGAGgtacatgatttttttattttacacttttgtaaatttatgtgCCGCCCAGAGTTCAAAGAAGATTCATCATATTTAGAATCGACATCATCACCATACCGCGAAGAAGTTATTGGTGATGTAAATGTAATTGTGCTGGAATGATTATCTAAAaactttcatttataaaacaaatgttaaataatcaattaaaaattattttacttgttgGATTGTTGACTATGGTATTAGCAGTATTAGATGTTTGAGAAGTAAAATCTTGTCTAATTGGAGTATGAGGAGTATGATCAGTATCTGATGAACTTTTTAATGATGAACTGTTATTTTTGTCTTTCTGAacgtagttttttaaaaaactctcaataatttctttaaaaatttcttttcTTTGAAGTTCATTTGTTAAACCATTTTGTTTCATTGCATCAACCAGTATTTTAGTACTttgtttaatttctttatcTGAGTAGTCTTCTTGTTCATCATttctagtattataatatgaattgccTGGTAAATATTCAAAGCTATTTACTCGATCAGTAGTATTATTTGTTGAGTCATGGAATTCTTTTGCCACCCAAGATCCAGCGGTATCAGCACTTCCCAAGGTACTATTAGACTCTTTACTACTCTCTGTCGATTTTTGTTCTTTGTTGGAGTTAATGCTCAATTTTTCAAACCTTTTTTCTTGTTGATTGAAAATCAAACTAAcatcattttcatttaatttattaatacattttgttttcaaagaCTCTAATTTGTGAACTACTGTTGACACTGAAAGTGAAGAAGCCATTGGTGATCGGCATTTTGGTAGTGTGTCACTCTTCTCAGTTGTAAATTTCAATACATCTAACgaagtagattttttttctctggATAATTCTATTTCATTCAGATTAACCAATGAATTACTTTTGGTTTTGGGACGGATTATTTGGTTTTGATTAACAATCGGGgttgaatttgtattataaacgaGGCTACTCACTGCAATTCTTTCAATTGTACTCATATCTTGACTCTGTTGTTGAGATGTAATATCATATCCCACATCGGCTCCACTATCCCATTCAAGTGGTCTTGTTGAGCAAACACTGGAAGGAGAAGAGGCATTCAATTGCTTTGGGACTTCCAATAAACTATGATCGCTATCCGTAAGAGATATGTCATGTTGAGATGAATCATAAGTGGTCGTACCATCAACATTCGTTGTGTTTATTACTACATTGTTGGTTAACGATATTGTTGATTCTAAATTATCATCATTCACAGTTCCAGGTTTGTCGACATTACTGTCAAAACTGCACGGAGAGACAATTATGTCTGAAATAATACTTTCAAAATCTGATGGGTccgacatttataaataaatttaaaaaaatccaagtaaagattttattaaatggagaacatttaaaattttgacgcACAACAGCAAATTATCAAGTCACTACTTAgtacataaaaattcaaaagtatCAAATGTTGAGTATT contains the following coding sequences:
- the LOC113561041 gene encoding rho GTPase-activating protein gacU-like isoform X3 — translated: MSDPSDFESIISDIIVSPCSFDSNVDKPGTVNDDNLESTISLTNNVVINTTNVDGTTTYDSSQHDISLTDSDHSLLEVPKQLNASSPSSVCSTRPLEWDSGADVGYDITSQQQSQDMSTIERIAVSSLVYNTNSTPIVNQNQIIRPKTKSNSLVNLNEIELSREKKSTSLDVLKFTTEKSDTLPKCRSPMASSLSVSTVVHKLESLKTKCINKLNENDVSLIFNQQEKRFEKLSINSNKEQKSTESSKESNSTLGSADTAGSWVAKEFHDSTNNTTDRVNSFEYLPGNSYYNTRNDEQEDYSDKEIKQSTKILVDAMKQNGLTNELQRKEIFKEIIESFLKNYVQKDKNNSSSLKSSSDTDHTPHTPIRQDFTSQTSNTANTIVNNPTNNHSSTITFTSPITSSRYGDDVDSKYDESSLNSGRHINLQKCKIKKSCTSINLQKQKDQSVQCTIQDNLININENENLKPSASTKKNADLKSNPKNNTHSKTKYNDVNKDFNKQMIWFHKNYMKTERENQMLWINSQISHLNNLKKLLNTHEELKKDWNTYKQKQTNSKSKLRRRLPISNSSSDVTTSTYTDSTISSKPVSVTSRSNETDLESSATICDHVHYKKGILVDEPNSLKKCCEKMLDGIKDKQNKKTNKFKTAWSQTESIHETKLKTDRTQNSQSGVNYTECQLKPSSSKSSISYDIIFKSTSRCLKEIDAVNDQKKKQKHSISVACQTNKIPFKPKSSLQIDIL
- the LOC113561041 gene encoding inner centromere protein A-like isoform X2 → MSDPSDFESIISDIIVSPCSFDSNVDKPGTVNDDNLESTISLTNNVVINTTNVDGTTTYDSSQHDISLTDSDHSLLEVPKQLNASSPSSVCSTRPLEWDSGADVGYDITSQQQSQDMSTIERIAVSSLVYNTNSTPIVNQNQIIRPKTKSNSLVNLNEIELSREKKSTSLDVLKFTTEKSDTLPKCRSPMASSLSVSTVVHKLESLKTKCINKLNENDVSLIFNQQEKRFEKLSINSNKEQKSTESSKESNSTLGSADTAGSWVAKEFHDSTNNTTDRVNSFEYLPGNSYYNTRNDEQEDYSDKEIKQSTKILVDAMKQNGLTNELQRKEIFKEIIESFLKNYVQKDKNNSSSLKSSSDTDHTPHTPIRQDFTSQTSNTANTIVNNPTNNHSSTITFTSPITSSRYGDDVDSKYDESSLNSGRHINLQKCKIKKSCTSINKQKDQSVQCTIQDNLININENENLKPSASTKKNADLKSNPKNNTHSKTKYNDVNKDFNKQMIWFHKNYMKTERENQMLWINSQISHLNNLKKLLNTHEELKKDWNTYKQKQTNSKSKLRRRLPISNSSSDVTTSTYTDSTISSKPVSVTSRSNETDLESSATICDHVHYKKGILVDEPNSLKKCCEKMLDGIKDKQNKKTNKFKTAWSQTESIHETKLKTDRTQNSQSGVNYTECQLKPSSSKSSISYDIIFKSTSRCLKEIDAVNDQKKKQKHSISVACQTNKIPFKPKSSLQEYLIINRPDYICRAEERQNILTNLASLRDKRKELKKNMLITNNNENKVPPNPLAVKRVMSQSEMRKLTENKYRKCPEVKNKKIEKKRKEEYKTNKMMANIFNKRLQKKTLKGKVDLSNSVSVCSL
- the LOC113561041 gene encoding inner centromere protein A-like isoform X1: MSDPSDFESIISDIIVSPCSFDSNVDKPGTVNDDNLESTISLTNNVVINTTNVDGTTTYDSSQHDISLTDSDHSLLEVPKQLNASSPSSVCSTRPLEWDSGADVGYDITSQQQSQDMSTIERIAVSSLVYNTNSTPIVNQNQIIRPKTKSNSLVNLNEIELSREKKSTSLDVLKFTTEKSDTLPKCRSPMASSLSVSTVVHKLESLKTKCINKLNENDVSLIFNQQEKRFEKLSINSNKEQKSTESSKESNSTLGSADTAGSWVAKEFHDSTNNTTDRVNSFEYLPGNSYYNTRNDEQEDYSDKEIKQSTKILVDAMKQNGLTNELQRKEIFKEIIESFLKNYVQKDKNNSSSLKSSSDTDHTPHTPIRQDFTSQTSNTANTIVNNPTNNHSSTITFTSPITSSRYGDDVDSKYDESSLNSGRHINLQKCKIKKSCTSINLQKQKDQSVQCTIQDNLININENENLKPSASTKKNADLKSNPKNNTHSKTKYNDVNKDFNKQMIWFHKNYMKTERENQMLWINSQISHLNNLKKLLNTHEELKKDWNTYKQKQTNSKSKLRRRLPISNSSSDVTTSTYTDSTISSKPVSVTSRSNETDLESSATICDHVHYKKGILVDEPNSLKKCCEKMLDGIKDKQNKKTNKFKTAWSQTESIHETKLKTDRTQNSQSGVNYTECQLKPSSSKSSISYDIIFKSTSRCLKEIDAVNDQKKKQKHSISVACQTNKIPFKPKSSLQEYLIINRPDYICRAEERQNILTNLASLRDKRKELKKNMLITNNNENKVPPNPLAVKRVMSQSEMRKLTENKYRKCPEVKNKKIEKKRKEEYKTNKMMANIFNKRLQKKTLKGKVDLSNSVSVCSL